Proteins found in one Arcobacter sp. F155 genomic segment:
- a CDS encoding RNA polymerase sigma factor, with translation MLQYYQELVYYVQRMVGDKDRAKDVIQEAYSRLLYVNKSSNIDNERAYLYKTSRNIVIDQSRKEKSSSETLYEEEEHSIPQEEQPHEQVVQSNQYEQMMKIVQSLPPKCQQAFILHVIEGYSRKEISSKMGISIAAVEKNILRASEKIKNKMNNY, from the coding sequence GTTAGTATATTATGTTCAAAGAATGGTAGGTGACAAGGATAGAGCAAAGGATGTTATCCAAGAAGCTTATAGTAGATTATTATATGTAAACAAAAGTTCAAATATTGATAATGAAAGAGCCTACTTATACAAAACCTCAAGAAATATTGTAATAGACCAGTCAAGAAAAGAGAAAAGCTCATCTGAAACTCTTTATGAAGAAGAGGAACATAGTATTCCTCAAGAAGAGCAACCCCATGAACAAGTAGTACAATCAAACCAATATGAACAAATGATGAAAATAGTTCAAAGCCTTCCACCAAAATGCCAACAAGCCTTTATTTTACACGTAATTGAAGGATACTCTAGAAAAGAAATCTCTTCAAAGATGGGTATAAGTATCGCTGCAGTTGAGAAAAATATTCTTAGAGCCAGTGAAAAAATCAAAAACAAAATGAACAATTATTAG